DNA sequence from the Vicia villosa cultivar HV-30 ecotype Madison, WI linkage group LG3, Vvil1.0, whole genome shotgun sequence genome:
TTTCACTTCCACATTAGATTCTTTGTTGCTCATATATACTCTCAACCATATTGACCCTACTTGATTTTAAccatcaaaaaataaatatgaaaaagaaagaagaaaaaaaataatataaagaaaaactcataattaaaatttaatattattgaatgtgatattgaaaaaaaaggttaatcattaaaattttatatgtgaTATTAAGAGGACCGTGTGTGTTTGTGCTTGTCCCCTCTTTTAAACTATGTCCATAAAATACACATAATACATGCAATCATGAAATCATGAATGGAGAGGCATTTATGCTAAACACAAGAGAAATATTTGGCTAGAcacaaacctaaataatttaaatattatttagatAATATGGAAATATAGGTGACATCTAGCTAGGGTGAGTCATTAATTAAGTGGTTCATGGGTGGACAAGTTTTATAAACCACCCGATTTATTTAAAGGTTTAGATGAGTTAAGGAAAAAATTGATAACGACTATATTTTTCCGCACACAATCCTTCCACTCTTTCGTCTCTAGTTCTTTCGCTGAGCAAATAGCCGGTTACCACACTTTTTGGGCAATCGTCGGCAATAACATGTCAATTAGTTTATGCAAGGATCTCGCCTGTGGTTAGTGTCACTTGAGGAAGAGAAATTCATAGGTTATTGATTGTGTTAAATCAAAATTACCACTTGAACAACTGCTGCattttgcttatgattgtatCATCTTGTAAAAATTATAGATCTAGTTCAGTTTAGTGTTAATGTCTTACTTCAGCAAAACTTATTTCAGTGTCAGTTCCATcttctttttagtttttaaaagacATCTTTATTAATACACTGCATATAAGAATGAAGCAGTGGCTGCAAAACAACACATAAGGCATTTTTTATACAACTAAAAAACAATAGTCATCCTATTACATTAAGAATCTATCAACCCCCAACATCCATACACTCTTAATCAACTCTTAATCAACGCCGTGTTGCCAAATTTCattcttctctttttattttaattaagttattaatttgtataaATGCCACACAAATACTTCGAAATAATGTTTCTATTTTTATAGTAATATATAATTTCCCATTTTATTGAATCTTTGTGTATAACATGTGTTATGTGTATGTTGATGGTTTTAGATATAAATGAAAGATTCATAAATCTGTAGCAGAACCATCTCCCGTGCAGAATTATTTGAACATTAGGTATAATTTGAGCATCTTACTAAGATTTACATGTGCAATTTACAATTGTTATGGTGTGCTTGTAAAAACTTTCCTTTAGAGCTTAGAATAGCATTTTTTTTACATAAGAACTATGATGAGTATATTAACATTTGGTTATCAAGTTATTATTAAACTCTTGGACCATAAACTCTTGGCATCATAAAAACCTGATATGCAACAACCAAATTGATCCTTGGACCATCCTACATTAAGGAGATTTGTAATACCGCCTAAGTTTCAGTTTCATAACAATTTTTTTAGTGAAATTAGTGTTAATGAAAAACTATTATCTTTATGTTTGGAGGGTTTATTTCTTTCATGTTCTTATGTTTCTAATAAAATTACTTGAATCCAAGGACCATCGTTCATGCACATTATTACAGGAATGTACTCTAATGACAAATGTTAACGTCGTCCTCATTGAACACACAAGTCCTCATTGAATACACAAGTCCTCATTGAACAAAACTGGACAGAAGGAATATGTCCTCATTGAACACAACAGGACGAGAGGAATACGTTAACCATATTGAATTCAATTTAACCATATTCAATTACTAACCCTATGCACAAATCCATACCTATATCAGATTTGTAATGAAGGAGATAGATAGGAATACATTGATCTAAACCTATACTCAAATACGCATATAGAAGGTAACTATTTGTAAAGAAATTAACAACCcaatatgaacatgattagagaactTACTTCAAAATGGAAGTACCCAAAGGTTCTAGCTGGTGAAGTTAGTGAGATACTAGTGACTCAATCAAGATTTTTCTGAAAAGAAGAGAATATAAGTCAAACGCAATCTAATATGGAATTTCGTCAAACAGTTGATGTGCATCGTGAAATGAGGTTATATACTTATGCATCAAGCAACTACAAAGACAAGGAAAGACTCACCAGCTAGAAAATAGAGTTATGAATCCAAGAAGGAAAGCACATTATTACCTGGAAATTGATTGACTGTAGAATTGTTGATTGTCGAGTAACAGAATCGAGCAGTAGAACGACCGATTGAAGAACTTTAGATTGCGGAGTAGCAGAATAGAACACCAGAAAACCTGTTTACAGAAATACGGGTTGTGAATTTGCAATTGAACGAAGCGAATATGACCGTTCAAATGATTGGTAGGGTTGATTATTAGGGTTCCATATTGAGTGAAGATGTTTAATTCcaatttcaaatcatttttagggtttgaattTGAATGAACAAATTGAAATCGAAAGGGTTTGTGGAGAGGAGACGAAAAGAAGGAATCAGATTGAAATCGTATATTGAAGCGAAAAGGCTGAATACAAAGGAGAGGAGATGAATACGatttggtattttttttaattcatggtATAGTGAgtaagaatattattattattattattattattataattattattattattattattactattattattattattattattattattattattatagtttttttaaaataaattaactattatTTAACATTAATAgaaatttgttttattattaattttatatagatAAGTGAATGAAATAAAAGGAAGAGAGAGATAAACGTACGTTGTAGCGCTATGAAATTTCAGTAAATAGTGGCGGTTTTAACCGCCGTTTAAGTATTAACTCTACGACTCTTAGTAAAACCGTCGTAATCAACCGTAAATTATGGCGTTTTGGTATAACCGCCATAACTTAACCGCCCTAATTTACGCGTTTTTTTGTAGTGCATTATCGTAACAGTAATCAAAATCACCTCCATATGTGTGTCGTTCGTCTTCGACAATCATGTTGTGCAATATGATGCAAGCATATATGGTATGCTTGAGGGTTTCCATGTGCCAAGCACGAGCTGGACCACGTACTATTGCAAATCGAGATTGAAGCACTCCAAATGCACGTTCCACATCCTTTCTAGCTGATTCTTGgtgttgtgcaaatagttttctcTTTTCTCCTTGCGGCATTGAAATGGTCTTGACAAATGTAGCCCACTCGGGATATATACCATCCGCTAAATAATACCCCATATTATATGGATTCCCATTGATTGTATATTGCACAGTAGCAGCACGTCCTTCCAAAATATCGTTAAACACATTAGATTGGTTTAGCACATTAATGTCATTGTTTGAACCTGCAATACCAAAAAATGCATGCCAAATCCATAAGTCTTGTGATGCCACTGCTTCAAGCATGATCGTGGCTTTACCATGATCACCTCGACAAAATTGTCCTTTCCATGCAACAGGACAATTCTTCCATTCCCAATGCATACAATCAATGGAACCTAGCATGCCTGGAAATCCACGTGACTCCCCCATTTGTAAAAGATGATCAACATCATTGTTATTAGGCCTTCTCAAATACTCAGCCCCAAATACCTCATTCACGCCCCTTACAAATCTCTCTAAGCACTCAATTGCAGTGCTTTCACCAATTCGAACATATTCGTCTACAATGTCAGCGGAAGATCCATATGCCAACATACGAATAGCAGAAGTGCACTTCTGCAATGGTGAAAGACCCATTTTACCAGTTGCATCGACCCTCATTTGAAAATATTCATCATGATTTCCAAGGGTTTCTACAATTCGAAGAAACGAATGCCTATGCATTCTAAACCTTCTACGGAATTGGGCATCAGTGTATACTGGATTTTCTGAGAAGTAGTCGTTGAATAATCGTATATTCCCTTCTTCACGATTCCGATCTATCACTGATCTTCTTTTTTCGCTTTGATGAACTTCCAGATTGACGTTCCTTCTCGAGCATTGACAACAATAGTTCTTCGTCTGTGTTGTCCATAAGTTCTTCTTCAATCACCTCCCAAAaaagtttgttgaggttgtttgaattgtttgaatccATTGAAGTGAGATAAAAGTGATAGAAAAATGATAGAAGAATGAGAGAAGGGTGATAGAAGAATGATAGATGGTGGTAGAAAAGTGAGaaaagaatgaaagtattgtcataccccaaaatttgcccatcctaacatttaactttttattttttaactttgattttatGAGAGTTTGGTTTAATTTTACTAACATTAGCCTTTTAAAATAGCTTGTTTAAGACATTTGTTTAGTTTAAAATAAGTTTATCTTTACTAATCCAAAttcatttatataattgtttgttttaaattatttttaagtttagTAATTATTAGtttgataatatttttattttttatttttatagttattATTTCTACTTTTATTTAGAATAGATTTaccttattgttattatttttagattcatattatcattattatactATGGTTTTTTATTTGTCcattataattatattaagagtttttttattaataaaaatgaaagaGAGGCAAATAGTAACGTGAAAAGGATCCAAACATGCCAAAATCCAAACCTGCATCTTCAACTTCTTCAAATCCAATCATTCTAAAAATACAACAAATCTCAATCAGATTTGAATCAGATTCAATCAAGAATTAATTGGGTTAACCTAGGATGctgtcatatatatgtacaagaattgcagatgaaaagaaaaaggaggtTTTGCAGCCCAGAAGCGATAAtaccaaacaaacaaaaaaaaagagagtcTTGAATTCGGTTTGGAGATTTGAAGGAGATTCCAAGGCTTCTAGACATTCAGACACGTTCCTGGGAGTTTGCTGGTCGTTTCCCGATCAAGATCGAAGCTTACCACACCCAGAACCGCACCCCATAGTCAcggtttattcttcttttttttctcaaaGTCGATTTTAATGATTCGTGCATGATCAATATAATTTGTTTGCATATTTATGTTCTGGATGTTATTTAGAAGCTTTCCATGTAGATTTATCGAAGTTTGGTTGCAGATATGAAgaaacaccattgttaggttatTGAAGCTTGGAATTGGGGCTTTTTGAAATAGGATAAATTGGCCAAAAACAAGGAGCCCATTGGATTTATCGGACGATTTATAATCAATTTGCGTTTTTATATGGAATTTATTTGGCTTGTATGTTGAGATTGATAATGGCAGGGGCTATGGATTTTCACGTATTTGCAGAAAAAGGAAACAGCCACGTGAGGAAGACGAACGTGAGGGcgctgttttttttaaaattgttcgcGTCATTTGAATGTTTAAGTATAGTCCGTGTTCATCCATTATCACCAAGCGAAGTTGGTCTAGTGGCGAAGTGGTCAGTCCTGAGGTTTGATGTGCAGAGTCATCAGTTCGACCCCCACCTGTGCCatatattttctttgtttttcttcTACTTGATTCTCTTTGCAGATTCAGATTCAGCGCAGCGTCTCCATACGAGGTTATCATACATCCTCGGCGCTCCACCACCGGATGAACGGATTATCAGATCTAACGGCAGCAAGGAAGATGGTGTACCATGGGACTCCAGAGGGCAACCACACAGAATCAAAATCAGGTttcctttatgttttttttagtttattttatttaaattacttagattaaatattaattaacatttgtttaatttaattaattatttaaattagggttataatattaaattaggattaggactatgattaggttttaggattaatccccgattatttcgatcattcgttttaattatttatttaactttaattataaaatcacaaaaaccctagaaaaggCATTAGGATTTGTCCAATCTCATTAGTCTTTTTTAGCCAAAATAATAGGACGTAATTTGTTATTCGTtttgactaaatctattggtcgcgatgggtaataatcaatcctttaaacaattaaatataaagaaATATAAAGTAAGATAAATAATtctatttggctaaagggtttcaaccatcttattggttgcgatgattagcctattttttctattcaattcattattctttttaatcgaatcaagcgattacgaggagtaacgatacaaactaatcaattcataattattaaaaaataccataattcggtatcagtaataatcaaatcaattgattaaaattggtaacgatacaacttcaaatctgttaactatggcgattgaatctattgatcgtcgcgattaatagtgctaaatcaaatcagggttgtacgcccaaacctcaaaacacttttcaaacctttcaaaaccacaacATTAGACcatggattttcatccttatcaattagac
Encoded proteins:
- the LOC131658292 gene encoding uncharacterized protein LOC131658292; translated protein: MNLKIITIRNVNLEVHQSEKRRSVIDRNREEGNIRLFNDYFSENPVYTDAQFRRRFRMHRHSFLRIVETLGNHDEYFQMRVDATGKMGLSPLQKCTSAIRMLAYGSSADIVDEYVRIGESTAIECLERFVRGVNEVFGAEYLRRPNNNDVDHLLQMGESRGFPGMLGSIDCMHWEWKNCPVAWKGQFCRGDHGKATIMLEAVASQDLWIWHAFFGIAGSNNDINVLNQSNVFNDILEGRAATVQYTINGNPYNMGYYLADGIYPEWATFVKTISMPQGEKRKLFAQHQESARKDVERAFGVLQSRFAIVRGPARAWHMETLKHTIYACIILHNMIVEDERHTYGGDFDYCYDNALQKNA